A window of the Nitrospirota bacterium genome harbors these coding sequences:
- a CDS encoding integration host factor subunit alpha, with product MTKADLVEKIFEKIGLSKKEAQDIIEILFDTMKQAFIEGESIKISGFGTFNVRKKMARRGRNPKTGEDLEISPRRVITFRASNQLKASMGKENA from the coding sequence ATGACAAAGGCAGATCTGGTAGAAAAAATATTTGAAAAGATTGGTCTTTCTAAAAAAGAAGCACAGGATATTATTGAAATCCTTTTTGATACGATGAAACAGGCATTTATTGAAGGAGAGTCTATAAAAATTTCAGGATTTGGAACTTTCAACGTCCGTAAAAAGATGGCACGCAGAGGAAGAAATCCCAAGACAGGTGAAGATCTCGAAATAAGTCCAAGAAGGGTTATTACTTTCCGAGCAAGTAACCAGCTTAAAGCTTCTATGGGAAAAGAGAATGCTTAA
- a CDS encoding MerR family transcriptional regulator → MLKSAVEKKEYTYFPDKLFYKIGEVSKIVGVEAYVLRYWETEFPFLKPRKSKSGQRVYVKKDVEMLLTIKRLLYQERYTIEGVRKKLGISSVAVEKNTEKDLQKKDVRQPALVIEHIKKRIRDILTQLQ, encoded by the coding sequence ATGCTTAAATCTGCAGTAGAAAAAAAAGAATATACTTACTTCCCCGATAAGCTTTTTTATAAAATAGGAGAAGTAAGCAAGATAGTTGGAGTTGAAGCCTACGTTCTTAGATATTGGGAAACAGAATTTCCATTTTTAAAACCTCGAAAAAGCAAATCAGGTCAACGTGTATATGTGAAAAAAGATGTGGAGATGTTGCTTACTATTAAAAGGCTTTTATACCAAGAGCGTTATACGATAGAGGGTGTAAGAAAAAAACTTGGAATTAGTTCAGTAGCTGTCGAAAAAAATACAGAAAAGGATTTACAGAAAAAGGATGTTCGTCAGCCTGCCCTGGTAATAGAGCATATCAAAAAAAGGATCAGGGATATTCTAACCCAGCTTCAGTAA